A genomic stretch from Aedes albopictus strain Foshan chromosome 2, AalbF5, whole genome shotgun sequence includes:
- the LOC115258522 gene encoding lipase 1-like, translating into MVDRDLFWWLFLMACNLAYCDDPDELLKSSIAKHGYPVELHKVTTEDGYILTTARIPNPGKTPLLILHGLFGCSVDFTAQGPGKALALLAHDFGFDVWLGNNRGTTYSKKHETLDLKSRAYWRFSFHELGLYDLSAIVDYVLKHTRRKKLQYLAHSQGGGQFLVLTTLRPEYNDVFISAHLSSPVAYLHHATSPSVILTTRPDEIEAGAKLTGLYELSGRGNGSYVDAIVQATRKGFIPLDLILINVWYVMGYHDSINRTMFIDLLRYSPAGGSIYQVLHYIQLFNARSFQQYDFGPVENLQRYGTVRPPAYPLKRITTPTYIYYSEADNIIQPPDVHALADQLPNLRLRYKIPDRRWNHLDFLYASSAHRLYRMILGKISQT; encoded by the exons ATGGTTGACCGTGATCTGTTTTGGTGGCTATTTTTGATGGCTTGTAATCTAGCGTATTGCGATGATCCTGACGAGCTTTTG AAATCCTCAATCGCCAAGCACGGTTACCCGGTAGAGCTGCACAAAGTGACCACCGAGGACGGATACATTCTCACCACCGCTCGAATTCCCAACCCCGGCAAAACTCCTCTCCTGATCCTCCACGGCCTGTTCGGATGCTCGGTAGACTTCACTGCTCAAGGCCCCGGAAAGGCTCTAGCTCTGCTCGCCCATGACTTCGGGTTCGACGTTTGGCTTGGAAACAACCGCGGCACCACCTACTCCAAGAAGCACGAAACCCTAGACCTGAAGTCCCGAGCCTATTGGCGGTTCAGCTTCCACGAACTTGGACTTTATGACCTGTCGGCCATCGTAGACTACGTTCTCAAACACACCCGGAGGAAGAAACTTCAATACCTAGCTCACTCGCAAGGAGGCGGACAGTTCCTGGTCCTCACAACCCTCCGTCCCGAGTACAACGACGTGTTCATCAGCGCGCATCTCTCTTCTCCGGTCGCGTACCTGCACCACGCCACCAGCCCCTCAGTTATCCTAACGACACGTCCCGACGAAATCGAAGCCGGAGCCAAACTCACCGGACTGTACGAGCTGAGCGGCCGGGGTAACGGCTCCTACGTGGACGCCATCGTACAAGCGACCCGAAAAGGCTTCATCCCGCTGGACCTCATCCTAATCAACGTTTGGTACGTAATGGGCTACCACGACTCCATCAACCGTACCATGTTCATCGATTTGCTCCGATACAGTCCCGCCGGTGGATCCATCTACCAGGTTCTGCACTACATCCAGTTGTTCAACGCCCGCAGTTTCCAGCAGTACGACTTCGGGCCGGTGGAGAATCTGCAGCGATATGGAACGGTTCGACCTCCAGCGTATCCGTTGAAGCGGATTACGACTCCCACGTATATATATTACAGCGAAGCCGATAACATCATTCAGCCACCGGACGTGCACGCCTTGGCTGATCAGCTTCCGAATTTGAGACTGCGGTACAAAATTCCGGATCGACGATGGAATCATTTAGATTTTCTGTATGCGAGCAGTGCACATCGACTGTACCGGATGATTCTCGGCAAGATAAGTCAGACGTGA
- the LOC134285936 gene encoding lipase 1-like, translated as MTTPTTSFFNQKSSIAKHGYPVELHKVTTEDGYILTTARIPNPGKTPLLILHGLFGCSVDFTAQGPGKALALLAHDFGFDVWLGNNRGTTYSKKHETLDLKSRAYWRFSFHELGLYDLSAIVDYVLKHTRRKKLQYLAHSQGGGQFLVLTTLRPEYNDVFISAHLSSPVAYLHHATSPSVILTTRPDEIEAGAKLTGLYELSGRGNGSYVDAIVQATRKGFIPLDLILINVWYVMGYHDSINRTMFIDLLRYSPAGGSIYQVLHYIQLFNARSFQQYDFGPVENLQRYGTVRPPAYPLKRITTPTYIYYSEADNIIQPPDVHALADQLPNLRLRYKIPDRRWNHLDFLYASSAHRLYRMILGKISQT; from the coding sequence ATGACTACCCCAACCACTTCATTCTTCAATCAGAAATCCTCAATCGCCAAGCACGGTTACCCGGTAGAGCTGCACAAAGTGACCACCGAGGACGGATACATTCTCACCACCGCTCGAATTCCCAACCCCGGCAAAACTCCTCTCCTGATCCTCCACGGCCTGTTCGGATGCTCGGTAGACTTCACTGCTCAAGGCCCCGGAAAGGCTCTAGCTCTGCTCGCCCATGACTTCGGGTTCGACGTTTGGCTTGGAAACAACCGCGGCACCACCTACTCCAAGAAGCACGAAACCCTAGACCTGAAGTCCCGAGCCTATTGGCGGTTCAGCTTCCACGAACTTGGACTTTATGACCTGTCGGCCATCGTAGACTACGTTCTCAAACACACCCGGAGGAAGAAACTTCAATACCTAGCTCACTCGCAAGGAGGCGGACAGTTCCTGGTCCTCACAACCCTCCGTCCCGAGTACAACGACGTGTTCATCAGCGCGCATCTCTCTTCTCCGGTCGCGTACCTGCACCACGCCACCAGCCCCTCAGTTATCCTAACGACACGTCCCGACGAAATCGAAGCCGGAGCCAAACTCACCGGACTGTACGAGCTGAGCGGCCGGGGTAACGGCTCCTACGTGGACGCCATCGTACAAGCGACCCGAAAAGGCTTCATCCCGCTGGACCTCATCCTAATCAACGTTTGGTACGTAATGGGCTACCACGACTCCATCAACCGTACCATGTTCATCGATTTGCTCCGATACAGTCCCGCCGGTGGATCCATCTACCAGGTTCTGCACTACATCCAGTTGTTCAACGCCCGCAGTTTCCAGCAGTACGACTTCGGGCCGGTGGAGAATCTGCAGCGATATGGAACGGTTCGACCTCCAGCGTATCCGTTGAAGCGGATTACGACTCCCACGTATATATATTACAGCGAAGCCGATAACATCATTCAGCCACCGGACGTGCACGCCTTGGCTGATCAGCTTCCGAATTTGAGACTGCGGTACAAAATTCCGGATCGACGATGGAATCATTTAGATTTTCTGTATGCGAGCAGTGCACATCGACTGTACCGGATGATTCTCGGCAAGATAAGTCAGACGTGA
- the LOC115258481 gene encoding lipase 3-like has protein sequence MTEHVLQLLLSLVMLQLVHCVNPDKLLISFFSQKTSIAQHGYPMELHKVITEDGYILTVTRIPNAGKTSILIMHGLFGCSVDYTAQGPGKALAYLAHDAGFDVWMGNNRGTTYSKIHETLGLKSQAFWHFSFHELGLYDLSATVDYVLKVSNRRKLQYIGHSQGSTQFLVLTTLRPEYNDVFISAHLSAPVAYIHHTTSPAVILTNRAEELEAASRLTGVYELGGRGHGSYVDAIVRANQLGFIPMDLILINVWYVMGYHDSINRTILPDLFRYSPAGGSIYQVLHYIQLFNARNFQQYDFGPEENLLRYGTVQPPMYPLHKVTTPAYLYYSEADNINHPPDVDALAERLPNLRLKFKIPDRRWNHIDFLYGSRADRLYHMILSEMGDP, from the exons ATGACTGAGCATGTTTTACAGCTGTTGCTTTCATTGGTTATGCTTCAACTGGTGCACTGCGTCAATCCTGATAAATTGTTG ATTTCATTCTTCTCTCAGAAAACCTCAATCGCACAACATGGCTATCCCATGGAGCTGCACAAAGTGATTACCGAGGACGGTTACATTTTAACCGTCACCCGAATCCCCAACGCCGGAAAGACCTCCATCCTCATCATGCACGGTCTATTCGGATGCTCGGTAGATTACACTGCCCAGGGTCCCGGAAAGGCATTGGCCTATCTCGCCCATGACGCCGGATTCGACGTATGGATGGGGAACAACCGCGGCACAACCTACTCCAAGATACATGAAACCTTGGGTCTGAAGTCGCAAGCCTTTTGGCACTTCAGTTTTCACGAACTGGGCCTGTACGACCTGTCCGCAACCGTTGACTACGTTTTGAAGGTTTCCAATCGGAGGAAGCTCCAATACATCGGTCACTCGCAAGGCTCGACCCAGTTCCTTGTTCTGACCACCCTTCGTCCCGAGTACAACGATGTGTTCATAAGCGCGCACCTCTCGGCACCGGTCGCTTACATACACCACACAACTAGCCCAGCAGTCATCCTAACCAATCGTGCCGAAGAACTGGAAGCCGCATCCCGACTCACCGGAGTTTACGAGCTCGGTGGTAGAGGACACGGCTCCTACGTAGACGCCATCGTTCGAGCCAACCAACTCGGGTTCATCCCCATGGATCTCATCCTGATCAACGTGTGGTACGTGATGGGCTACCACGACTCCATCAATCGGACCATCTTGCCCGATTTGTTCCGGTACAGTCCCGCCGGTGGCTCTATCTACCAGGTGCTGCACTACATCCAGCTGTTCAACGCCCGTAATTTCCAACAGTACGACTTCGGACCGGAGGAGAACCTCCTGCGATATGGGACAGTTCAACCTCCAATGTATCCGTTGCATAAGGTCACAACCCCCGCGTACCTCTACTACAGCGAGGCGGACAACATCAACCATCCACCGGATGTGGACGCCTTGGCCGAAAGGCTTCCGAATTTGCGGCTGAAGTTCAAGATACCGGACCGGCGCTGGAACCATATCGATTTCTTGTATGGGAGTAGGGCTGACCGACTATACCATATGATTCTATCCGAAATGGGTGATCCATAA